TTCATCTTTCTTAGCCTCTTCAAGCTCCTTGAAGAGCTCAGCGCACTCGGGCAGGGCTTCCTTCCTGGTGAAGGCGAGAGGGTTGGCGTGGCGGAACTCATCATGGAAGCCATTGTTCAGGGTGAGGGTGACTTCAGCTGCAGGCTTCTCATCTGGAATCTCAGCGCAGTCTGCCATGCTGCTCTTCACCAATGTCACTGCACACAAGTCCTCGCTGCCATGATCACCTTCTGCCGTCAATGTGTACACTCCCTTGTCGTTGGTCTCACCCTCCAAGGTGTATGTCACTTTCTCGGTCACCTCGTTTTTGCATTCCAACTTCACTTTTGCTCCTGGCATAGGCTCGCTATATCTGTTGGTGAAATTGGCACGACAGACTTCACAATAGACCTTTCCATCAACAACGAATTTAGGGGCATGGGAGGCGGCAACGTCGAGGAAGCAGAGTGCTACAGCTAAGATGATTGCAACTTGTGTGAACCTCGCCATTGCTGTAATTGACCCCTTTTGtgcttttttctctcttctcttacTTGAACTCTTTATTGGAATGAGAAAGTACACAAAAGAGGATCTAATTGTGAGTTATTTGGTGATTATGGAGAGGTGATGAGGGGTGTATTTATACACTCGTTCTTGGTGATTGATTGTTACTTCTCTGAGGTAGAAAAGATTTCAGTTCGGGTTTTGTGCAGCACCAGGAGAATTATGCAACCCCCGCGCTCTTCGTATTCATAGATAATTTGAAGTTGTTGCGGAGAGACGTACGTGTAAACTGTACTGCTGACCAAGTATTCGAAAtgtttccatttttcaaaaaaaataaagtagcAATTGGGGCATCCAATTGCAAGTTTTAGCTTTATCATGATAtgatatgaattatataataccacaaaacacataaaacatatatagttttgaaaaattttagggttaattacactcttaccccatctaaaaatatgaaattatatttttctttaaaaaaaaattgaaatcacaAGTACACCCCTTCTGAAATTGTCTATTTATTGTCGATCCCATTTCGTTGGGTTCGGCcattagcaaataaaattataagttttttattttgtggttatataattttggtactttggtatttttatcctttattttttaggattacaaaataattctatattttttaaaaattagcaatttttgGTCCTTTCGGTGCCGGATTTCGCAAAAAGCCGAAATAAATCATGTGCACCTCATGTGAATCATTTAAATTGGCGCTTTTGTTTTGATTGGTTCACTTTTGGCAACATTGacgattttttattaaaaaaaaaataacgtgcatgatttattttaacaacttttacaaaattcgGCACTGAAAGGACCATAATTacagaatattaaaaaaagttacaaaactTTTTTGCCCCCTAGAAAGATAAAGcataaaaatgccaaaatcGAGAAGGGCATATGATTTACTCTGacaacttttacaaaattcgGTGTCAGAAGGACCAATATCCGAAAtgttaaaaacttaattacaagaatattttgCAATCCTatatagatgaaaataaaaataccaaaatgcGGAATTacaagaccaaaaatatatttaagcctttgattttgcccctcatttaatattttcatacataattttgtgcttataaagtaataaatataatatatatgtgtatatatgtagtgGGATTTAacatcattgtattttttctcttataagtataaaattattatatgggaatgttaaatgaaaggtaaaattgtaaatttatgtaaattttttagctAAGGTTAGTATTTGTCATCAAATCCGTATCAAATGAGGATAGgtataaatagtaaattttttaagaaggtataaatataattttaaattttttttgagaaaaaaaaatataattttacatttttaaagaGGATGTGGAAGCGTAATTAACCCAAAACTTTAAGGTGCGGCATTGAACTTGAAACAATTTCTCAATagatatcaatttatatattctgtCAGTATTTGTTTGCTTTGATATATGGTTCAATATTTTGGAATCATGTTAtaatagggaaaagtattattttagtctattaagtatgtctaattttaattttagtttgataattatgtctatttttgtttagattcagtaacttacgaaattgcttacttttagtcatctggcagattttcggatagttttacccctatgcaacttttgaaaggcagttttagtccatatgcactcataggggtaaaattattcgaaaatctgccaaatgactaaaagtaagcaatttcgtaagttactggatctaaacaaaaatggacataattatcggattaaaattaaaattagacatacttagatAACTagaataatacttttccctgatataatatatatatatatatatataatttattgtttggTTGAAGTGTTTGATATGTGTGATGTCCTTATATTCCAATCATATGTTTGTTTGgattttctatattaaaataagggtaaatgttatatttgatctcttaatttttttgtttaaaattattttatttcttcaagttcagttttttatttttgtatctataaattttaatttttgcctCATTTTGATCCTTCTGgtcatttttcaataatatggTTAGAGATTGATTTTTCGAAGAGTAAAATggtcaatttaaataaattttatcactttagttccttaaatttgtaaaattatcagatcagtctttttttttttatacatatataaaggaaactattttatttttttatattcttatatGGTGGATAtgacttaattattttgtatgcaaaataaaaactttgaattcttataaatataataataacatatagcttaacttaaaataataattttttttattttcaaaagtgataaaaaatcaaaattatgaacaaattttatagaacttatctaaattgaaaatataattaaaaaaattatttgtttagtcctttaagtttgcctgctattaattttagtcctttaaatttatctattttgattttagtcCGGTAACTAAAATTGcttaattctatattttgacTCAATCTCGGACAATTTACCCTACACATGTTCTCAAAAGCAATTTTGGTTCATATATATCCATTCATTTTGTATCTTATAGATAAAGTTCGCCTAAAATGATATAAGAGTTTTGgtctattgaaaaaatatttatttatattacacttagagCATTAGGATGGACTATGAACCTTTATCATCAAAGGGGCAAAAGAGTTATAAGTTAGACTAAAGAaccaaatttatgaaaattgatagataaaggactaaatataATACTGCCAAAGATAAAGGACCAAGATGAATTCAGACCAAAGTTAtaagatgaaaattttctttttcccttcaaaAAGTCTAAGtcagttttttaattttaggagTTAATGATATGtctagtaaaattaaattttaacagtatttaataaatattaacacaCTATAaagtatatgatttttttctacATACTATATAtagccaaaagaagaaaattgagtAAATACAAACAACCACGACTTTACAACGCCTATtagtaaaaactaaaaagtatacattcactacaagaaaattattcaatagcaacgaaaaaaaattagcgtCGAAGTAATAGTAAGTAAAACTCTCGTTGCTAatctatattatctaattcaagaaatttacttGCCAATGAATTTAGCaagggaaatgaacttgcAACGAATTTAGTAACGAATtgtttaaaagatatattacATAATGTAGATCAACAATGAAagttttacttgctaattagctCGAAGCtgattttaacattaaattttttcgtggctattgatgatttttcttgtagtgattatACAGGTTACATACATGAAATGACCATTGAATAAGGGGCAGCCTTGTAATTATACCTTGTATAAATGTAGGCCAAGACtcttttagaaattattttgatgCGTTTGATTTGTACACCAAAAAGAGAAAGCAAAAGGAAATATTAGACCAAATCTGACTGGATCTAAACTAATTATACTTgtcaatcacatgacaagtatATCGTACAAGCTTactttataattgatttgattcagtCAAGTGTGATTTGGTGTAAGAACTTCACTGTCTCTTCCACTTTTCTTTACGTTGGAGGGCAAGGAAGTAATCAAGATGGTCCACATGTTTGTGGGCAAATGTGAAACAACGTACACTTTTCACGTATAATAGATTATGTCTAATTATACATGCAATTGACAatgtaaaagaattattagctCGTACATAATTGCATCAAAACAAGATCTATTCGTCTTTTTTAGCCTCTTCAAGCTCCTTGAAGAGCTCAGCGCACTCGGGCAGGGCTTCCTTCCTGGTGAAGGCGAGAGGGTTGGCGTGGCGGAACTCATCATGGAAGCCATTGTTCAGGGTGAGGGTGACTTCAGCTGCAGGCTTCTCATCTGGAATCTCAGCGCAGTCTGCCATGCTGCTCTTCACCAATGTCACTGCACACAAGTCCTCGCTTCCATGATCACCTTCTGCCGTCAACGTGTACACTCCTTTGTCGTTGGTCTCACCCTCCAAGGTGTATGTCACTTT
This region of Sesamum indicum cultivar Zhongzhi No. 13 linkage group LG4, S_indicum_v1.0, whole genome shotgun sequence genomic DNA includes:
- the LOC105159932 gene encoding olee1-like protein, producing MARFTQVAIILAVALCFLDVAASHAPKFVVDGKVYCEVCRANFTNRYSEPMPGAKVKLECKNEVTEKVTYTLEGETNDKGVYTLTAEGDHGSEDLCAVTLVKSSMADCAEIPDEKPAAEVTLTLNNGFHDEFRHANPLAFTRKEALPECAELFKELEEAKKDE
- the LOC105160059 gene encoding olee1-like protein; translation: MAKLTQVAIILAAALCFLDVAASLAPKFVVDGKVYCEVCRANFTNRYSKPMAGAKVKLECKNEVTEKVTYTLEGETNDKGVYTLTAEGDHGSEDLCAVTLVKSSMADCAEIPDEKPAAEVTLTLNNGFHDEFRHANPLAFTRKEALPECAELFKELEEAKKDE